From Halostagnicola kamekurae, the proteins below share one genomic window:
- a CDS encoding HpcH/HpaI aldolase family protein: MTTLKRKFGTETNLVGAWLSIGHPTVAEVTATSGFDFVLIDTEHTTLSLETVEDMSRAVDAAAGDTKTLVRVPSDDPVRIKRVLDIGVAGIMVPSIETATEARKIVQSVTYPPEGIRGVASGRAAAYGDDFQQYVETASETITTVVQIETQTGLDNADAIAAVDGIDAVFVGPADLSANLGIFGEWENDRLDTAIDRVVSAGESAEIPVGTLVVDPADIETRVEQEFDFLIVGKDTTHLSTANERIRERYEKEVSQQTATSLSED; this comes from the coding sequence ATGACAACGCTAAAACGCAAATTCGGTACCGAAACGAATCTCGTCGGTGCGTGGCTCTCGATCGGCCACCCCACGGTCGCAGAAGTAACGGCGACGAGCGGATTTGATTTCGTTCTTATCGATACCGAACATACGACGTTGAGTCTGGAAACGGTCGAAGATATGTCCCGCGCTGTCGATGCCGCCGCTGGAGACACGAAAACGCTGGTTCGAGTCCCATCGGACGATCCCGTTCGAATCAAGCGGGTACTGGATATCGGCGTCGCGGGGATCATGGTCCCGAGTATTGAGACTGCCACGGAAGCACGAAAAATCGTCCAGTCAGTCACCTATCCCCCGGAGGGAATTCGGGGCGTCGCATCGGGTCGTGCAGCGGCATACGGCGACGACTTTCAGCAGTACGTCGAGACGGCAAGCGAGACGATCACGACGGTCGTACAGATCGAAACCCAGACCGGACTCGACAACGCCGACGCGATAGCCGCGGTCGACGGCATCGACGCCGTCTTCGTGGGTCCCGCCGATCTCTCCGCCAATCTGGGCATCTTCGGCGAATGGGAGAACGACCGCCTCGATACGGCCATCGATCGGGTGGTGAGTGCGGGAGAGAGCGCCGAGATCCCGGTCGGAACGCTCGTCGTCGATCCGGCAGACATCGAAACGCGCGTCGAGCAGGAGTTCGACTTCCTCATCGTCGGAAAGGATACGACTCACCTGTCGACCGCAAACGAGCGCATACGCGAGCGATACGAAAAGGAGGTCTCACAGCAGACGGCGACCTCGCTGAGCGAAGACTGA
- a CDS encoding Gfo/Idh/MocA family protein has translation MRFGIIGCGTIAQIMHIPNVVEIPDAELAAICDPAENVIEALGERYNVPPERRYTEAQQLIDESDIDAVIITTPMQTHADIVETTLESGLDTLVEKPLAVRPADARQLATVAEQSDATAMVAYNRRFELAYERLADELTDVEQIDSITDYAVDADFSKSLPDIYDLVEPELSDSFIERSTERRRRQCKQAIETDDDDLAAAYDFQLEHICHDVNALRGLFGDVASIEHVDFVRDGYFATAHLVFDGGERCVLQTGDSNRHWHEQFLRIDTPDRMLSLEFDHPFVKYNSASLSIRSGTEETVDCQYSPTREESFKRELERFIACSRDGAAVPTPISEACADVELIASLFAHGRE, from the coding sequence ATGAGGTTTGGTATTATCGGCTGCGGGACCATCGCACAGATCATGCACATCCCGAACGTCGTCGAAATTCCGGATGCGGAACTCGCCGCGATATGCGACCCCGCGGAGAACGTGATTGAGGCGCTCGGCGAACGATACAACGTGCCGCCGGAGCGACGCTATACGGAGGCACAGCAGTTGATCGACGAGTCCGATATCGACGCCGTGATTATAACGACGCCGATGCAGACACACGCTGACATCGTCGAAACGACGCTCGAGTCCGGCCTCGATACGCTCGTCGAGAAACCGCTTGCCGTTCGACCGGCGGATGCGCGACAGCTTGCGACGGTCGCCGAGCAGAGCGATGCGACCGCGATGGTCGCGTACAATCGCCGCTTCGAACTGGCCTACGAGCGACTGGCCGACGAACTCACAGATGTCGAGCAAATCGACAGTATCACCGACTACGCAGTCGATGCTGACTTCTCGAAATCCCTGCCGGATATCTACGATCTCGTCGAACCGGAACTGTCTGATTCGTTTATCGAGCGGAGCACCGAGCGACGGCGTCGACAGTGTAAACAAGCGATCGAGACCGACGACGACGATCTCGCCGCAGCGTACGACTTTCAACTCGAGCACATCTGTCACGACGTCAACGCGCTTCGAGGGCTCTTCGGCGACGTCGCCTCGATCGAGCACGTCGATTTCGTCCGTGACGGCTACTTCGCCACCGCGCACCTCGTTTTCGACGGCGGCGAGCGCTGTGTCCTCCAGACCGGCGATTCCAACCGGCACTGGCACGAGCAGTTCCTCCGGATCGACACGCCCGATCGGATGCTCTCACTCGAGTTCGACCATCCGTTCGTCAAATACAATTCGGCGTCGCTGTCTATCAGGTCTGGCACCGAGGAAACGGTCGACTGTCAGTACAGCCCGACGCGAGAGGAGAGTTTCAAACGCGAGCTCGAGCGATTTATCGCGTGTTCCCGGGACGGCGCTGCGGTTCCGACTCCGATCTCCGAGGCGTGTGCCGACGTCGAACTGATCGCGTCGCTTTTCGCTCACGGCCGCGAGTAA
- a CDS encoding glucose 1-dehydrogenase: protein MDAVAYFPDESDVRLIETEKPSPADGEVLVRTLEVGIDGSDRRIVAGDIGGQPPNGENHLVLGHEAVGVVCDPNGSAFEAGDVVTPLVRRSPDHETRFDTNGELDMAPPGTFHERGITGMHGYMAEYFTSDPAHLVRIPDAIASYGFLVEPASLIEKSLEQAFAARSAFDWRPESAFVLGNGNLGLLATVRLETGEEFARTYCLGRRDRPDPTIDVIEGVGSTYVDSRELPVAAFADEHDPVDYVFETTGYPKHAVDAVFALAPNGVATVQGIPDESMTFDVDCGAFHSELVVTNKALLGVVNSRKRHFEAAVEWLETAPKPLLDELVTGRYGLDEIDAAFEDSPDTLKSVLSFDG, encoded by the coding sequence ATGGACGCTGTCGCGTACTTCCCAGACGAGTCGGACGTCCGTCTCATCGAGACCGAGAAACCGTCTCCTGCGGACGGAGAAGTGTTGGTACGGACTCTCGAGGTCGGGATCGACGGTTCGGATAGGCGAATCGTCGCCGGCGATATCGGCGGCCAACCACCGAACGGCGAAAATCACCTCGTTCTCGGCCACGAAGCGGTGGGCGTCGTCTGCGATCCGAACGGAAGCGCGTTCGAAGCGGGTGACGTCGTAACGCCGCTGGTTCGGCGCTCCCCGGATCACGAAACGCGGTTCGATACGAACGGAGAACTCGATATGGCTCCGCCCGGGACGTTCCACGAGCGGGGGATCACGGGAATGCACGGCTACATGGCGGAGTATTTCACGAGTGACCCGGCGCATCTGGTCCGTATTCCCGATGCTATCGCCTCCTACGGGTTTCTCGTTGAACCGGCGAGCCTGATAGAGAAATCCCTTGAGCAGGCCTTCGCGGCCAGGTCGGCGTTCGACTGGCGTCCAGAGAGCGCGTTCGTGCTCGGAAACGGCAACCTCGGGTTGCTCGCAACTGTCCGTCTCGAGACGGGCGAGGAGTTCGCGCGGACGTACTGTCTCGGGCGACGCGATCGTCCGGATCCAACGATCGACGTTATCGAAGGTGTGGGAAGCACATACGTCGATTCGCGGGAGCTGCCCGTGGCCGCGTTCGCCGACGAACACGACCCGGTAGACTACGTCTTCGAGACCACCGGGTATCCGAAACACGCCGTTGATGCGGTCTTCGCCCTCGCTCCGAACGGCGTCGCGACCGTTCAGGGGATTCCGGACGAGTCGATGACGTTCGACGTCGATTGCGGCGCGTTCCACTCGGAGCTCGTCGTCACGAACAAGGCGCTACTCGGCGTGGTCAACTCTCGCAAACGCCACTTCGAGGCTGCTGTAGAGTGGCTCGAGACGGCACCGAAACCGCTATTAGACGAACTCGTGACTGGCCGCTACGGACTCGACGAAATCGATGCGGCGTTCGAAGATTCCCCTGACACGCTGAAATCGGTCCTCTCGTTCGACGGGTAG
- a CDS encoding IclR family transcriptional regulator, which produces MGEKANNPVKSIVTTFNIVQALRRQDGAGVTELATELDLPKSSVYNYLSTLEQEEYVVKRDGKYHLGLRFLDLGRYVRERDELYETARPELESIAAETDELVNLLVEEHGQGVYVCRVRGDQAVNVAASTGHRVSLHNTGLGKAILAYLPEDRVDEILDEHGMEAATPHSITDREELKRELDRIREEGVAYDREERIDGLCCVAVPILDPDDRPIGSLSVAGPTSRMKRDRLETELPELLASAANVIELNLTYS; this is translated from the coding sequence ATGGGTGAGAAAGCGAACAATCCCGTCAAATCGATCGTTACCACGTTCAATATCGTCCAGGCATTGCGTCGACAGGATGGAGCGGGTGTTACCGAACTGGCCACCGAACTCGATCTCCCGAAGAGTAGCGTGTACAACTATCTAAGCACCCTAGAGCAAGAGGAGTACGTCGTCAAGCGAGACGGGAAGTACCATCTCGGGCTTCGGTTTCTCGACCTTGGCCGATACGTTCGCGAGCGCGACGAACTCTACGAGACGGCCCGTCCCGAACTCGAGTCGATCGCGGCCGAAACAGACGAACTGGTCAATCTGTTGGTCGAGGAGCACGGTCAGGGCGTTTACGTCTGCCGAGTCCGCGGCGATCAAGCGGTCAACGTCGCGGCGAGTACCGGCCACCGAGTCTCGCTCCACAACACGGGACTCGGGAAGGCGATCCTCGCGTACCTTCCCGAAGACCGCGTCGACGAAATCCTCGACGAACACGGGATGGAGGCTGCTACCCCCCACTCGATAACCGATCGCGAGGAACTCAAGCGAGAACTCGATCGCATTCGAGAGGAAGGAGTGGCCTACGACCGCGAGGAACGGATCGACGGTCTCTGCTGTGTCGCCGTTCCGATTCTGGATCCCGACGATCGACCGATCGGTTCGCTCAGCGTCGCCGGCCCGACGAGCCGAATGAAGCGGGACCGACTCGAGACGGAGTTACCGGAACTCCTCGCGAGCGCAGCCAACGTGATCGAACTGAACCTCACATACTCCTGA